The Chitinophaga niabensis genomic interval TACCACGATCAATTACATTGATCGTCAGGTAATTGGAATCCTGAAGCCTATTCTGGAGAAAGAATTTAACTGGACTGAAAGTGAATACGGACAGATCGTAATGGTCTTTTCAGGTTGCTATGCACTTGGATTGCTGCTGTTTGGTCGTTTTGTGGACAAAGTAGGTACAAAGGTGGGATATACAGTGTCTATTGTTGTATGGAGCATCGCTGCTATGGCGCATGCATTGGCTAAATCCACCTTTGGGTTTGGTGCTGCCCGTGCATTGTTAGGTATTGGTGAAGCGGGTAACTTTCCCGTGGCCATCAAATCTACGGCAGAATGGTTCCCTAAAAAGGAAAGAGCTTTAGCTACGGGGATCTTTAACTCCGGTGCTAATATCGGCGCTGTGGCTGCTCCTGCTATTGTGCCCTGGCTTGCAGGAACATATGGCTGGCAGGAAGCTTTTATCTGGACGGGTGTTATCGGTTTTGTGTGGCTGGCCTTCTGGTTGGTGATGTATGAAATTCCTTCCAGGCATAAGAAATTATCTAAAGAAGAATATGCCTATATCCACAGCGATCAGGAAGATGAAACACAGACGGCTAAGCGTAAAGTGCCCTGGATGAAACTGTTTGCTATCCGTCAGACATGGGCGTTTGTATTCGGTAAGTTATTAACTGATCCCATCTGGTGGTTCTTCCTGTTCTGGCTGCCTTCTTATTTCTCTACTACTTTCAAACTGGATATGAAGAATCTTGGTTTGCCGCTGATCATTGTATATACAGCAACCACAGTAGGTAGTATTGGTGGAGGGTATCTTTCAGGATGGTTCATCAGTAAAGGCTGGCCGGTATTTAAAGCAAGAAAGGTAGCGATGCTGATCTTCGCGGTTTGTGTAGTGCCCATTGTTTTTGCGCGTTACACAACTAATATGTGGGCAGTGGTAGCATTGATCAGTCTGGCTGCCGCAGCGCACCAGGCCTGGTCTGCCAATATCTTCACCACCGCATCTGACATGTTCCCTAAGTTTGCACTGAGCTCTGTAGTAGGGATTGGTGGTATGGCCGGATCAATAGGCGGATTATTATTCCCGATAGTAGTAGGTGGTTTACTGGATCACTTCAAAGCATTGGGGAATATCGGCGCAGGTTATAACATCCTGTTCCTGATCTGTGGTGTGATGTATCTGCTGGCATGGGTAGCGATGCACTTGTTTGCTCCGCGTATGGAACAGGTGGTGATCAAAGAAGATTAATTTTAAGTACGCATAAAAAAAGAAAGGCCCGGAATATTACATTCCGGGCCTTTCTTTTTTTATCGTTGTGATTATAAGCTCACGCCACGTTTCCATGGAATGAAATCATCCTGGTGTAAGATCTCTGCTTTTGTGAAAACTTCTCCGCTCGCTACTTTCACTACATATTCGAGAATGTCTTCTCCCATGGCTTCAATGCTTTTTGCACCGCTGATAATACTGCCGGTATCAATGTCTATGATGTCCGGCATACGTTTAGCGAGCCTGCTATTGGTAGCCAGTTTTACGACAGGTGCAATCGGATTGCCGGTTGGTGTTCCCAGGCCGGTAGTGAATAATACTACGGAAGCGCCTGAACCAACTTCTGCTGAAGTAGACTCCACATCATTACCGGGAGTGCAGAGCAGGTTTAGCCCTGGCCGCTTTACATATTCTGTATAATCCAGCACATCCGTTACAGGAGAGTTACCACCTTTCTTGGCTGCTCCGGCAGATTTGATAGCATCGGTAATAAGACCGTCCTTGATATTACCGGGTGAAGGGTTCATATCAAAACCGGAACCTACTGCTTCTGCTGAATTAGCGTAAGCGCGCATGATGGAGATAAACTTATCTGCTGTTTCTTCTTTCTCGCAACGGTTGATCAGTTCCTGTTCCACACCGCAAAGCTCAGGGAACTCGGAAAGGATAGAGGTGCCACCCAATGCGATCA includes:
- a CDS encoding MFS transporter, producing MNSTVIGRYRWRICALLFFATTINYIDRQVIGILKPILEKEFNWTESEYGQIVMVFSGCYALGLLLFGRFVDKVGTKVGYTVSIVVWSIAAMAHALAKSTFGFGAARALLGIGEAGNFPVAIKSTAEWFPKKERALATGIFNSGANIGAVAAPAIVPWLAGTYGWQEAFIWTGVIGFVWLAFWLVMYEIPSRHKKLSKEEYAYIHSDQEDETQTAKRKVPWMKLFAIRQTWAFVFGKLLTDPIWWFFLFWLPSYFSTTFKLDMKNLGLPLIIVYTATTVGSIGGGYLSGWFISKGWPVFKARKVAMLIFAVCVVPIVFARYTTNMWAVVALISLAAAAHQAWSANIFTTASDMFPKFALSSVVGIGGMAGSIGGLLFPIVVGGLLDHFKALGNIGAGYNILFLICGVMYLLAWVAMHLFAPRMEQVVIKED